The proteins below are encoded in one region of Amycolatopsis magusensis:
- the rpmE gene encoding 50S ribosomal protein L31, which produces MKSGIHPEYVVTNVTCGCGNTFTTRSTKTSGDIHVEICSNCHPFYTGKQKILDTGGRVARFEARYGKRQKSADAK; this is translated from the coding sequence ATGAAGAGCGGCATTCACCCCGAGTACGTGGTCACCAACGTGACCTGCGGCTGCGGCAACACCTTCACCACTCGTAGCACCAAGACGAGCGGCGACATCCACGTCGAGATCTGCTCCAACTGCCACCCGTTCTACACCGGCAAGCAGAAGATCCTCGACACCGGTGGCCGGGTCGCGCGCTTCGAGGCTCGCTACGGCAAGCGGCAGAAGAGCGCCGACGCCAAGTAG
- a CDS encoding homoserine dehydrogenase encodes MRSTPIRVALLGCGTVGGEVARLLTEQAGELAARAGAPVELAGIAVRRPDKHPELPPELLTRDAAELVAADDVDVVVELIGGIEPTRTWLLDALRAGKSVVTANKALLSENSAELSEAADASGADLYFEAAVAGAIPLLRPLRESLAGDRITRVMGIVNGTTNYILSAMDSTGAGYAEALDEASRLGYAEADPTADVDGYDAASKAAILASLAFHTRVTAADVHREGIAGVTASDITAAKMLNRTVKLLAICERVTSDDGSESVSARVHPVMIPRAHQLAGVSGAFNAVYVEADAAGELMFYGQGAGGAPTASAVLGDLVAVARNRVLGGLGPRESAHAALPVRPMGQTPTRYHVSLDVADRPGVLAQVAQAFAANGVSIAAVRQRDRLSTASLVIVTHLAPDAALESTVDEIAKMDVVHEVVSVMRVEGEDQ; translated from the coding sequence GTGAGGTCCACCCCGATACGCGTAGCGCTGCTCGGCTGCGGCACGGTCGGCGGTGAGGTCGCGCGCCTGCTGACCGAGCAGGCCGGCGAGCTGGCCGCCCGCGCCGGCGCGCCGGTCGAGCTGGCGGGCATCGCCGTGCGCCGCCCGGACAAGCACCCGGAACTGCCCCCCGAACTGCTCACCAGGGACGCGGCCGAACTGGTCGCGGCGGACGACGTGGACGTGGTCGTCGAGCTGATCGGCGGCATCGAGCCGACCCGCACCTGGCTGCTGGACGCCCTGCGTGCCGGCAAGTCGGTGGTCACGGCGAACAAGGCGCTGCTCTCGGAGAACTCCGCGGAGCTGTCCGAGGCCGCCGACGCCTCCGGCGCCGACCTCTACTTCGAGGCCGCGGTCGCCGGGGCCATCCCGCTGCTGCGCCCGCTGCGCGAATCACTGGCAGGCGACCGGATCACCCGCGTGATGGGCATCGTCAACGGCACCACGAACTACATCCTGTCCGCGATGGACTCCACCGGTGCCGGGTACGCCGAGGCGCTGGACGAAGCCAGCAGGCTGGGGTACGCCGAGGCGGACCCGACGGCCGACGTGGACGGTTACGACGCCGCCTCCAAGGCCGCGATCCTGGCCTCGCTCGCCTTCCACACCCGGGTGACCGCGGCCGACGTGCACCGTGAGGGCATCGCCGGGGTCACCGCGTCCGACATCACCGCGGCGAAGATGCTGAACCGCACGGTCAAGCTGCTCGCCATCTGCGAACGGGTGACCAGCGACGACGGCAGTGAGTCGGTTTCCGCCCGCGTGCACCCGGTGATGATCCCGCGCGCGCACCAGCTCGCCGGGGTCAGCGGGGCGTTCAACGCGGTCTACGTCGAGGCCGACGCCGCCGGTGAGCTGATGTTCTACGGCCAGGGCGCCGGGGGCGCGCCGACCGCCAGCGCCGTGCTCGGCGACCTGGTCGCGGTGGCCCGCAACCGGGTGCTCGGCGGGCTCGGCCCGCGCGAGTCGGCGCACGCCGCGCTGCCCGTGCGGCCGATGGGCCAGACCCCGACGCGCTACCACGTCAGCCTGGACGTGGCCGACCGGCCGGGTGTGCTGGCCCAGGTGGCGCAGGCGTTCGCGGCGAACGGCGTGAGCATCGCCGCGGTCCGCCAGCGCGACCGGTTGTCCACCGCGAGCCTGGTGATCGTCACCCACCTGGCGCCGGACGCGGCCCTGGAGTCCACTGTGGACGAGATCGCGAAGATGGACGTGGTGCACGAGGTGGTCAGCGTTATGCGCGTGGAAGGCGAAGACCAGTGA
- the lysA gene encoding diaminopimelate decarboxylase: protein MAHPAGPRYAEVHAHADTAGFPPSTSGELDRLYPKVWPRNSFRAPDGVVRIAGVDVRELAETYGTPLFVIDEADFKSRCAEYAEAFDDPALVHYASKAFLCTEVARWVAAQGLSLDVCSGGELAIAQRAGFPPERITFHGNNKSVAELEAAVTAGVGTVVLDSYFEIARLAEVAARHEITQQVMVRVTVGVEAHTHEFIATAHEDQKFGFSLASGDAAEAVRRVLNAGSLKLIGLHSHIGSQIFDADGFEVAARRIIGLLAELGKEHGPELLDQLSIVDLGGGFGIAYTDRDNPPPPAQMITQIREIVRKECAFAGLPVPRIAGEPGRAIAGPGTVTLYEVGTIKDVSLGDNAVRRYVSVDGGMSDNIRTSLYDAVYDVRLVSRAAADGQDDEARAALSRVVGKHCESGDIVVRDCWLPDNLAPGDLLAVAATGAYCYSMASNYNRQPRPAVVSVRNGGARLLLRRETTEDMLGLEVS from the coding sequence ATGGCTCACCCCGCGGGACCCCGATACGCCGAGGTCCATGCCCATGCGGACACCGCCGGGTTCCCCCCGTCCACCTCGGGCGAACTGGACCGGCTCTACCCCAAGGTGTGGCCCCGCAACTCCTTCCGCGCGCCGGACGGTGTGGTCCGGATCGCCGGGGTGGACGTGCGGGAGCTGGCCGAGACCTACGGCACCCCGCTCTTCGTCATCGACGAGGCCGACTTCAAGTCCCGGTGCGCCGAGTACGCCGAGGCGTTCGACGACCCGGCACTGGTGCACTACGCGTCGAAGGCGTTCCTGTGCACCGAGGTCGCGCGCTGGGTGGCCGCGCAGGGCCTGAGCCTGGACGTGTGCAGCGGTGGCGAACTGGCCATCGCGCAGCGCGCCGGGTTCCCGCCCGAGCGGATCACCTTCCACGGCAACAACAAGTCGGTCGCCGAGCTGGAAGCCGCGGTCACCGCCGGGGTGGGCACCGTGGTGCTCGACTCGTACTTCGAGATCGCCAGGCTGGCCGAGGTGGCCGCGCGCCACGAGATCACCCAGCAGGTGATGGTGCGGGTCACCGTCGGCGTCGAGGCGCACACGCACGAGTTCATCGCGACCGCGCACGAGGACCAGAAGTTCGGCTTCTCGCTGGCTTCCGGGGACGCCGCCGAGGCGGTGCGCCGGGTGCTCAACGCCGGTTCGCTGAAGCTGATCGGGCTGCACAGCCACATCGGCTCGCAGATCTTCGACGCCGACGGCTTCGAGGTGGCCGCGCGCCGGATCATCGGCCTGCTCGCCGAGCTGGGCAAGGAACACGGCCCCGAACTGCTCGACCAGCTGTCCATTGTGGACCTCGGTGGCGGGTTCGGCATCGCCTACACCGATCGCGACAACCCGCCGCCGCCGGCGCAGATGATCACCCAGATCCGGGAGATCGTGCGCAAGGAGTGCGCCTTCGCCGGGCTGCCGGTGCCGCGCATCGCCGGGGAGCCGGGCCGCGCGATCGCCGGTCCCGGCACGGTCACGCTGTACGAGGTCGGCACCATCAAGGACGTCTCGCTGGGCGACAACGCGGTCCGCCGGTACGTCAGCGTCGACGGCGGGATGAGCGACAACATCCGCACCTCGCTCTACGACGCGGTCTACGACGTGCGGCTGGTCTCGCGCGCCGCCGCGGACGGCCAGGACGACGAAGCGCGCGCCGCGTTGTCCCGCGTGGTGGGAAAACACTGTGAGTCCGGCGACATCGTGGTCCGCGACTGCTGGTTGCCCGACAACCTGGCTCCCGGTGACCTGCTCGCGGTCGCCGCGACCGGCGCCTACTGCTACTCGATGGCCAGCAACTACAACCGCCAGCCACGCCCGGCGGTGGTCTCGGTCCGCAACGGCGGGGCGCGGCTGCTGCTGCGCCGGGAAACCACCGAGGACATGCTGGGTCTGGAGGTTTCGTGA
- a CDS encoding TIGR03619 family F420-dependent LLM class oxidoreductase: protein MDLQVVLPNEAPEMAPGRPADLAVKAEELGFHTAWLPDHVLPPEEYGDFYGGVYEPLITLAHLAGRTSRIRIGTSVLVLPLREPFSLAKQVATLDRLSGERLTLGLGVGWDRKEFDNVHSDFTTRGARTDEAIDLMRALFRDERSFEGKYYGFDGGVFEPRPRGNVRLMVGGISDAALRRAGRVADEWQSIEADPEKFAAQVARLRDHTDRPIRVGTRISWDGLESTVTRARALADAGAEFLAVWFGPEADYETRMTSFMESMR, encoded by the coding sequence GACCTCGCGGTGAAGGCCGAAGAACTCGGCTTCCACACGGCCTGGCTGCCTGATCACGTGCTGCCGCCGGAGGAGTACGGCGATTTCTACGGTGGCGTGTACGAACCGCTGATCACGCTCGCGCACCTCGCCGGGCGGACCAGTCGCATCCGGATCGGCACCTCGGTGCTGGTGCTGCCGCTGCGTGAACCGTTCTCACTGGCCAAACAGGTCGCCACCCTGGACCGGCTGTCCGGCGAGCGGCTCACCCTCGGCCTGGGGGTCGGCTGGGATCGCAAGGAATTCGACAATGTCCATTCGGATTTCACCACCCGGGGTGCCCGAACCGACGAAGCCATCGATTTGATGCGCGCATTGTTCCGCGATGAGCGTTCGTTCGAGGGAAAGTACTACGGATTCGACGGTGGCGTATTCGAGCCGCGCCCACGCGGGAACGTGCGGTTGATGGTCGGCGGAATCAGCGACGCGGCCCTGCGCCGGGCCGGGCGGGTCGCGGATGAATGGCAGAGCATCGAGGCCGATCCGGAGAAGTTCGCCGCCCAGGTGGCCAGGCTGCGTGACCACACCGACCGCCCGATCCGCGTCGGCACCCGGATTTCGTGGGACGGCCTGGAATCCACCGTCACCCGAGCCCGGGCCCTGGCCGACGCGGGTGCCGAGTTCCTGGCCGTCTGGTTCGGCCCGGAAGCCGACTACGAGACGCGCATGACGTCCTTCATGGAGTCGATGCGCTGA
- the prfA gene encoding peptide chain release factor 1, producing the protein MDSSSLRGLLDEYAELEKQLADPSVHADQGRARKLGRRYAELTPVVRAIGELDGVRGDLAAAREMAEDPAFAAEAEELAERVPVLEARLTELLLPRDPYDGSDVVMEIKSGEGGEESALFAGDLLRMYLRYAERHGWKAEVLDSVDSDLGGFKDATVSIKSKGTDADGVWARLKFEGGVHRVQRVPATESQGRIHTSAAGVLIYPEPEEVEVEIDPNDLRIDVFRSSGPGGQSVNTTDSAVRITHLPTGIVVSCQNEKSQIQNRARALQVLQARLQASAEEEAAAKASDARRSQVRTVDRSERVRTYNFPENRISDHRVNYKAYNLDQVLDGDLDGVLDALRSADRDERLSAHSG; encoded by the coding sequence GTGGATTCGAGTTCGTTGCGCGGGCTGCTCGACGAGTACGCCGAGCTGGAGAAGCAGCTCGCGGACCCGTCCGTGCACGCCGACCAGGGCCGGGCGCGCAAGCTCGGCCGCCGCTACGCCGAGCTCACCCCGGTGGTCCGGGCCATCGGTGAGCTGGACGGCGTCCGGGGCGACCTGGCCGCCGCCAGGGAGATGGCCGAGGACCCGGCGTTCGCGGCCGAGGCCGAGGAACTGGCCGAGCGCGTCCCCGTGCTGGAGGCGCGGCTGACCGAGCTGCTGCTGCCGCGCGACCCCTACGACGGCTCGGACGTGGTCATGGAGATCAAGTCGGGGGAGGGCGGCGAGGAGTCCGCGTTGTTCGCGGGCGACCTGCTGCGCATGTACCTGCGCTACGCCGAGCGGCACGGCTGGAAGGCCGAGGTGCTCGACTCGGTGGATTCCGACCTCGGCGGCTTCAAGGACGCCACGGTGTCCATCAAGAGCAAGGGCACCGACGCCGACGGCGTGTGGGCGCGGCTGAAGTTCGAGGGCGGGGTGCACCGCGTGCAGCGCGTGCCGGCCACCGAGTCGCAGGGCCGCATCCACACCTCCGCGGCCGGCGTGCTGATCTACCCGGAGCCGGAGGAGGTCGAGGTCGAGATCGACCCGAACGACCTGCGGATCGACGTGTTCCGCTCGTCCGGTCCCGGTGGGCAGAGCGTGAACACCACGGACTCGGCGGTGCGCATCACGCACCTGCCGACCGGCATCGTGGTCTCCTGCCAGAACGAGAAGTCGCAGATCCAGAACCGGGCGCGGGCGCTGCAGGTGCTCCAGGCGCGGTTGCAGGCCAGCGCCGAGGAGGAGGCCGCGGCCAAGGCCTCGGACGCCCGCCGCTCGCAGGTGCGCACGGTGGACCGCTCGGAGCGGGTGCGCACCTACAACTTCCCGGAGAACCGGATCTCCGACCACCGGGTCAACTACAAGGCCTACAACCTCGACCAGGTGCTCGACGGCGACCTCGACGGCGTGCTCGACGCCCTGCGCTCCGCCGACCGGGACGAACGCCTCTCCGCCCACTCCGGCTAA
- the thrC gene encoding threonine synthase gives MTGIIEAYADRIPIPEGAKIVTLGEGNTPLLPAPHLSELTGSTVYLKVEGANPTGSFKDRGMTVAITHALASGLKAVICASTGNTSASASAYAARAGLTSAVLVPEGKIALGKMAQAVAHGAKILQVEGNFDDCLELARKTAADYPVTLVNSVNPVRLVGQKSAAWEVCDVLGAAPDIHCLPVGNAGNISAYWAGYAEYAADGVVDGTPRMFGFQAAGAAPLVDGEPVSQPETVATAIRVGSPASWTKAVKAKDASGGLFEKATDEQILEAYRLLARKEGVFVEPASATSVAGLLITAADGRIPRGSTVVCTVTGHGLKDPATALNGVVEVEPLAVDPTAVAAALELA, from the coding sequence GTGACCGGGATCATCGAGGCGTACGCGGACCGCATTCCCATCCCCGAGGGCGCGAAGATCGTCACCCTCGGCGAGGGGAACACGCCGCTGCTGCCCGCGCCGCACCTGTCCGAGCTGACCGGGAGCACGGTCTACCTCAAGGTCGAGGGCGCCAACCCGACCGGCTCGTTCAAGGACCGCGGGATGACCGTGGCGATCACGCACGCGCTGGCCAGCGGGCTCAAGGCGGTCATCTGCGCCTCCACCGGCAACACCTCGGCCTCGGCTTCGGCCTACGCCGCCCGCGCCGGGCTGACCAGCGCGGTGCTGGTGCCCGAGGGCAAGATCGCGCTGGGCAAGATGGCCCAGGCGGTCGCGCACGGCGCGAAGATCCTGCAGGTCGAGGGCAACTTCGACGACTGCCTGGAGTTGGCGCGCAAGACCGCGGCCGACTACCCGGTGACCCTGGTGAACTCGGTCAACCCGGTGCGCCTGGTCGGCCAGAAGAGCGCCGCGTGGGAGGTCTGCGACGTGCTCGGCGCGGCGCCGGACATCCACTGCCTGCCGGTCGGCAACGCCGGCAACATCTCGGCCTACTGGGCGGGGTACGCCGAGTACGCCGCCGACGGTGTGGTGGACGGCACACCCCGCATGTTCGGCTTCCAGGCCGCGGGCGCCGCGCCGCTGGTCGACGGCGAGCCGGTGAGCCAGCCGGAGACCGTGGCCACCGCGATCCGCGTGGGCAGCCCGGCGTCCTGGACCAAGGCGGTCAAGGCGAAGGACGCCTCCGGCGGCCTGTTCGAGAAGGCCACCGACGAGCAGATCCTCGAGGCGTACCGGCTGCTGGCCCGCAAGGAGGGCGTGTTCGTCGAGCCCGCCTCGGCGACCAGCGTGGCCGGGCTGCTGATCACCGCCGCGGACGGCCGGATCCCGCGGGGGTCGACGGTGGTCTGCACGGTGACCGGGCACGGGCTCAAGGACCCCGCCACCGCCCTGAACGGCGTGGTCGAGGTGGAACCGCTGGCGGTGGACCCGACCGCCGTGGCGGCGGCGCTGGAGCTGGCGTGA
- the thrB gene encoding homoserine kinase encodes MNLRVRVPASTANLGPGFDVLGLALGLYDVVEVQVTDAGLKVEVLDAGAGGVGDVPTDETHLVVRALRRACDHLGFSVPGLHLRCHNAIPHARGLGSSAAAVVSGVAAGYALAGRELDDDALQLAAEFEGHADNAAASLLGGLVIAWETGGRFGAERLDPHPDLRPVLAVPGLRSSTDATRGLLPEHVPHADAAFNAGRAALAVRALVGNPELLLSATEDRLHQHYRAPAYPDSARLVRELRAQGVAAAISGAGPTVLALTTTGILPDVVDVTSFEVTALPVDSAGVQVAVG; translated from the coding sequence GTGAATCTGCGGGTCAGGGTCCCGGCGTCCACGGCGAACCTCGGCCCGGGGTTCGACGTGCTGGGCCTGGCGCTCGGGCTGTACGACGTGGTGGAGGTGCAGGTCACCGACGCCGGGCTCAAGGTCGAGGTGCTCGACGCCGGAGCGGGCGGCGTGGGTGACGTGCCCACCGACGAGACCCATCTGGTGGTGCGCGCGCTGCGTCGCGCGTGCGACCATCTCGGCTTTTCCGTGCCCGGGCTGCACCTGCGTTGCCACAACGCGATTCCGCACGCGCGCGGCCTCGGATCTTCGGCCGCCGCGGTGGTTTCCGGGGTGGCCGCGGGATACGCGCTGGCCGGGCGCGAACTCGACGACGACGCGCTGCAGCTGGCGGCGGAGTTCGAGGGCCACGCGGACAACGCGGCGGCGAGCCTGCTCGGGGGCCTGGTCATCGCCTGGGAGACCGGCGGCCGGTTCGGCGCGGAACGGCTCGACCCGCACCCCGACCTGCGGCCGGTGCTCGCCGTGCCGGGCCTGCGCTCGTCCACCGACGCCACGCGCGGCCTGCTGCCCGAGCACGTGCCGCACGCCGACGCGGCGTTCAACGCGGGCCGCGCGGCACTGGCCGTGCGTGCGCTCGTGGGCAACCCGGAACTGCTGCTCAGCGCCACCGAGGACCGCCTGCACCAGCACTACCGCGCCCCGGCCTACCCGGACAGCGCACGGCTGGTTCGCGAGTTGCGGGCGCAGGGAGTGGCGGCGGCGATTTCCGGCGCCGGGCCCACGGTGCTGGCCCTGACCACGACGGGAATACTTCCGGACGTGGTGGACGTTACATCATTCGAGGTCACCGCGCTCCCGGTCGATTCGGCCGGGGTGCAGGTCGCCGTGGGATAA
- the rho gene encoding transcription termination factor Rho — MSNTDLLSGDAATGESSAEPQANGTAAPKRRPGGLSGMVIADLRSLAGELGISDTAGMRKGDLIAAIRERQGKTKRRTSAAATATTADTLPLDGIEGSKPAETKARAPRKEAEKAEKPVEQPKAEAQPEQQAPPAAKAPAAEPQQAERKESESEAPSGDQSASGEDGGRREGGRRRRGSNRAADSSGGGSGEQRRDRQQGGDRPSGDRQQGGDQQQRGDRQRGDRQDRGDRQDRGDRGDRQDRGDRQNDRQRGQQDNRDNRGGPQADDDEEGGRRGRRFRDRRRRGGRGEGGSSSPDTEVREDDVLLPVAGILDVLDNYAFVRTSGYLAGPNDVYVSLSLVRKYGLRRGDAITGVVRQPREGEQQRQKFNPLVRVDSINGLESDQAKKRPDFTKLTPLYPNERLRLETESHKLTTRVIDLVMPVGKGQRALIVSPPKAGKTTIMQDIANAITTNNPECHLMVVLVDERPEEVTDMQRSVKGEVIASTFDRPPSDHTSVAELSIERAKRLVEMGLDVVVLLDSITRLGRAYNLAAPASGRILSGGVDSTALFPPKRFLGAARNIENGGSLTIFATAMVETGSTGDTVIFEEFKGTGNAELKLDRKIAERRVFPAVDINPSGTRKEELLLSPDELAVTLKLHRVLHALDSQQAIDLLLSRLRKTKTNIEFLMQVSKTALGPDED, encoded by the coding sequence GTGAGCAACACCGATCTACTGAGCGGCGACGCGGCTACCGGTGAGTCTTCGGCCGAACCGCAGGCCAACGGCACCGCCGCGCCGAAACGCCGTCCGGGCGGTCTGTCCGGAATGGTCATCGCCGACCTGCGTTCGCTGGCCGGGGAGCTCGGCATCAGCGACACCGCGGGCATGCGCAAGGGGGACCTGATCGCGGCCATTCGCGAGCGCCAGGGCAAGACCAAGCGGCGCACCAGCGCCGCCGCGACCGCCACCACCGCGGACACGCTTCCGCTGGACGGCATCGAGGGGAGCAAGCCGGCCGAAACGAAGGCCCGCGCACCGCGCAAGGAGGCCGAGAAGGCCGAGAAGCCGGTCGAGCAGCCGAAGGCCGAGGCCCAGCCGGAGCAGCAGGCCCCGCCCGCCGCGAAGGCTCCGGCCGCCGAGCCGCAGCAGGCCGAGCGCAAGGAGTCCGAGAGCGAGGCGCCGTCCGGCGACCAGTCCGCCTCGGGCGAGGACGGTGGCCGCCGTGAGGGCGGGCGCCGCCGCCGCGGGTCGAACCGCGCCGCGGACTCGTCCGGCGGTGGTTCCGGCGAGCAGCGCCGCGACCGCCAGCAGGGCGGCGACCGGCCGTCCGGTGACCGCCAGCAGGGCGGTGACCAGCAGCAACGCGGTGACCGGCAGCGTGGCGACCGGCAGGACCGCGGTGACCGCCAAGACCGCGGTGACCGTGGCGACCGGCAGGACCGTGGCGACCGGCAGAACGACCGCCAGCGCGGCCAGCAGGACAACCGCGACAACCGTGGTGGCCCGCAGGCCGACGACGACGAAGAGGGCGGCCGTCGCGGCCGCCGCTTCCGCGACCGCCGCCGCCGCGGTGGCCGTGGCGAGGGCGGCAGCAGCAGCCCGGACACCGAGGTGCGCGAGGACGACGTCCTGCTCCCGGTGGCCGGCATCCTCGACGTGCTGGACAACTACGCGTTCGTCCGCACCTCGGGCTACCTGGCCGGGCCGAACGACGTCTACGTCTCGCTGTCGCTGGTCCGCAAGTACGGCCTGCGCCGCGGTGACGCCATCACCGGCGTGGTCCGCCAGCCGCGTGAGGGCGAGCAGCAGCGGCAGAAGTTCAACCCGCTGGTGCGCGTGGACAGCATCAACGGCCTCGAGTCGGACCAGGCGAAGAAGCGCCCGGACTTCACGAAGCTGACCCCGCTGTACCCGAACGAGCGCCTGCGGCTCGAGACCGAGTCGCACAAGCTCACCACCCGGGTGATCGACCTGGTGATGCCGGTCGGCAAGGGGCAGCGCGCGCTGATCGTGTCGCCGCCCAAGGCCGGTAAGACCACGATCATGCAGGACATCGCGAACGCGATCACCACGAACAACCCCGAGTGCCACCTGATGGTGGTGCTGGTCGACGAGCGGCCGGAAGAGGTCACCGACATGCAGCGGTCGGTGAAGGGCGAGGTCATCGCCTCCACCTTCGACCGCCCGCCGTCAGACCACACCTCGGTCGCCGAGCTGTCCATCGAGCGGGCCAAGCGCCTGGTCGAAATGGGCCTCGACGTGGTGGTGCTGCTCGACTCGATCACCCGCCTCGGCCGTGCCTACAACCTGGCGGCCCCGGCGTCCGGGCGCATCCTGTCCGGTGGTGTCGACTCGACCGCGTTGTTCCCGCCGAAGCGCTTCCTCGGCGCGGCGCGCAACATCGAGAACGGCGGCTCGCTGACCATCTTCGCCACGGCGATGGTGGAAACCGGGTCCACCGGTGACACGGTGATCTTCGAGGAGTTCAAGGGCACGGGCAACGCCGAGCTCAAGCTGGACCGCAAGATCGCCGAGCGGCGCGTCTTCCCCGCGGTGGACATCAACCCGTCCGGTACCCGCAAGGAGGAGCTGCTGCTCTCGCCGGACGAGCTGGCGGTGACGCTGAAGCTGCACCGGGTCCTGCACGCGCTGGACTCGCAGCAGGCGATCGACCTGCTGCTGTCCCGCCTGCGCAAGACGAAGACCAACATCGAGTTCCTGATGCAGGTCTCCAAGACGGCGCTGGGCCCCGACGAGGACTAG
- a CDS encoding CHAP domain-containing protein, whose amino-acid sequence MRTRRLLIGAAAAAALASAAVAPAQAGPLSAEITAADVNPAAGTFTTVPESDLSVLGAGDGTPAGAVAWFKAKLGSTAYQGYCEKAVENAYGTTGVWASANAHWNGASPKHTDGSRPPKGAFVYWNISQWGHVGIADGSGGIYATSIGGKIGHASSVNYFNNYRGWTPAAVPHQ is encoded by the coding sequence ATGCGCACCAGGAGACTGCTGATCGGGGCCGCGGCGGCGGCCGCGCTGGCGAGCGCGGCGGTGGCCCCGGCCCAGGCCGGCCCGCTTTCCGCGGAGATCACCGCCGCGGACGTCAACCCGGCCGCGGGCACGTTCACCACCGTGCCGGAGTCGGACCTGTCCGTGCTCGGCGCCGGGGACGGCACGCCGGCGGGGGCCGTGGCGTGGTTCAAGGCGAAGCTGGGGAGCACCGCCTACCAGGGCTACTGCGAGAAGGCGGTGGAGAACGCCTACGGCACCACCGGCGTCTGGGCCTCGGCGAACGCGCACTGGAACGGCGCGAGCCCGAAGCACACCGACGGCAGCAGGCCGCCGAAGGGCGCCTTCGTGTACTGGAACATCAGCCAGTGGGGGCACGTGGGCATCGCCGACGGCAGCGGCGGCATCTACGCCACCAGCATCGGCGGCAAGATCGGCCACGCCTCCAGCGTCAACTACTTCAACAACTACCGCGGCTGGACCCCGGCCGCCGTCCCCCACCAGTAA